A region of the Osmia lignaria lignaria isolate PbOS001 chromosome 5, iyOsmLign1, whole genome shotgun sequence genome:
CGCTTGGAAAGACATAGGCGCCTGTAAGTATGCAACCATGGCGTCAGGATGCGCGCGCATCTGCATTTCAGCGAacatgaaattcaattttaaagttattttaacatgaaaataattattataggaCCGAAAACCTTCACTATTTTCGCTCCAACGGACTCCGTTTTCGAGTTGGCCTCGAAAGATGGAACACCGGTCTGGTCAGAAGCTGATGGACCAGAAGCTGCGAAAACGATAGTTTTGAAACATGTAACACCATCGACGTTATACACAGCAGGAATGAGGTATTATTTACAAAAAGATACCCTTCGTCCTCAGTCGCCAATTCATATCCATAAAAATGGCGGTAAGTGCatggtaaaaagaaatattgtttaaaatttttcaatacaaaagaaaagaaaattcttgtTTGCTGTTCTAGGGCGAGTACGAGTAAACGAGGCACACGTTACCATGCATAATATACCAGCAACAAATGGGGTCTTACATGCGATTGatggtatattataaaaatatataacaacTTTTAGGTCCTACCTTTTGAAAAGTTATGCATTTCAGCTAATGCGTTAGTCGCAGATTAACAAAACTATTTAATTCTTTGTAATTCATTGGCTCCAAGTTAGTACAGTATCCTTGATGCTGgatcttagaattttgaaaacacTAGTCTTTAAATACTTTATTTCTATAGGGATAAAAATCTCTGCGactattaaaagaataaatttactaattgaaaaattgatacaaTTTGCCATACATGTTACCCAAATATACAAAGTGAAGATAATGGGACTTTGATCAAGgtatatgtgtatatgtatagaaAATGTAGAGAACTAATTTATATAACATAGATGTATGTTATCTACTCGTGCGTTGCATTCGCTCAAATGCAaaaagttaattatttaattgtatagAAAATACCATTATTAGTATTACTGtagtttttattcttttataaataaacattcaGTGTTTTTCACTGCCTAATACATTTCATTATTGTTTATATTGCACTAATACactaaattatttacaaatatttactaTTATTCGATCAAGGAAAAACCTTTAccaagaaattttatattttctaaactgTTATCTATTACTTATTCGTTTATATCAAACTTGTTGAAAAATCAACATTGTTTAACATATTATGCTTACTGTCATGTGTTTACGTTAAACATATAGCAATAATGAAATCTATGGTAAACAACAATAAAATTGTTGTTcagcttttttaataattcgttTTGTATTTCTTAATTTCCCTCATTATGTGATGAATATTAGTCAACTGAGTTCGCGCATTTGGCGGTAATATCTTGTGAAGTCTGTTGTAATATTGCACTAATTGTGTCATTGCACGTTGAAACAACGCTGTTCCCAGTACCAGACTGGGAAATGATTTCAGTACCTCGCGATTAATTTCTTCTAACGCCCTTTTCCAATTATTTGTAAAAGACTGTACCAGCGCTAATGCTTTTCCCTCTTGTCTTTTTAAATCATCTGCTTGATCTTTCTCGGTTAAAGCCTCTGATTCTTTCACTAATTGTATTATACCACCAAAGTATGGACTTAAAATTTCCTCAACGTATTCCGATGAACGTGCATTTAATTGATCCCGAAAACTTTCAGCCTCTTTTGAATTGTCTCGGGTTCTTTCCTAAATAGTTGAAATTAATGTTGTCTGATATTCTCTCTTAttgtaagtaattaaaaattataacaatttaaatttaatttcttaccaTAAAAACACCAAGAACCAAATCATAGTTATTAATGAGAAAAACTAATTGTTGAGTTCTATCAGGAAACGTAGCTGCCATTCTTAATAAGAAATACTGAACAGCTTCCCTTAATTCTGCTAATAACTGTGTCGCCCCTTCGCAAGGAAATCCCTCGACTACGCTAACCATTGCAGCACTAAATTCAGCATATCTTCTTGtaatctataaataaatttttgggaataaaaaattaatccttCTCGAGTATAATGTTTCAAACTTACATAGTGCGGTCCAGTTTCTCTGGTTAATTTTAACGGATCACAATCCTTTATACTTTGAATATTTAACTGGAAAACATACTCAAATCTGAAACATGCAAGTAATATTACATTcgttaactatatttaaaattatattagtacATTCAAATAAATACCTAGGCCAAATTACTGATGTCATGTTATCCCAATACTTATCCAAAGCCGGCACCGCTCTTTTATGACAAGTTAATTGATAACGCATCACTAAATGTAAGCAAAGGAATAAAGCAATTGTATCATAGCAATCATCCACAAAAGATTGCAAATTTTTCACCATCAAGTTTAATGTCTTTCCCATTACCTATTGGAAACACAtttatcattaatttaattgaaactacatcaaaaaattgttttactTTACCTGATTAAAAATATCCATTGCTTGTGCACCACGAACTTTAAAAAATTCGGTTAAAAACAAGTATTCTCGACAAGCATTATCTACTAAAGCATACTGTTCGCTTCTGAAAAGAGCTTCGTAATGATACTGTTGAAataaagtacataattaaattttgttaactTCTTGAATAGTTaactataattttgaataattcttaGAACAAAAATCCATAGATACACATACTCTTGTTTTTGTGGCAGTATGAGGTACAATTATAGGCGCTTCCAATTGAGAATTTAAAACATCACCTCTGTTACCTATAGAAAATACAGTACCCCTGTGTTTTAATGTAGTTTTGTGAAAAATGCCTCTTCCCACGTTATCTTCAACTCCCATTAAATCATCTTTAGTTGCTCCTTCCTCaaactaaaaaatatttgataagcaTCAATAAATGTAGttctttgtttaaatattatactGTTACCTGTAATTTCATTAATCTTGAAGAATATgatttaaaatatgaataatatattttactcATTGTGCTAA
Encoded here:
- the Vps52 gene encoding vacuolar protein sorting 52, with the translated sequence MSGEIDIFDDNEAQMPQDLGDDVVQDVLKTGTDLRQYSRQIEKELKEVENKSIQDYIKESENIASLHNQIAACDNILEKMESMLMNFQLDLGSISSEILYLQRKSVAMSQQLSNRQIIRGPLSQFIEDMTVSEALIAGIMDCPVTEKEFLTQLQTLNHKINFVKEQSFKEAKSCLDVKDILEKLKMKALAKIRTYLLEQIYKCRKPMTNYQVPQNNMLKYKFFFEFVLANERNVAEEICGEYISTMSKIYYSYFKSYSSRLMKLQFEEGATKDDLMGVEDNVGRGIFHKTTLKHRGTVFSIGNRGDVLNSQLEAPIIVPHTATKTRYHYEALFRSEQYALVDNACREYLFLTEFFKVRGAQAMDIFNQVMGKTLNLMVKNLQSFVDDCYDTIALFLCLHLVMRYQLTCHKRAVPALDKYWDNMTSVIWPRFEYVFQLNIQSIKDCDPLKLTRETGPHYITRRYAEFSAAMVSVVEGFPCEGATQLLAELREAVQYFLLRMAATFPDRTQQLVFLINNYDLVLGVFMERTRDNSKEAESFRDQLNARSSEYVEEILSPYFGGIIQLVKESEALTEKDQADDLKRQEGKALALVQSFTNNWKRALEEINREVLKSFPSLVLGTALFQRAMTQLVQYYNRLHKILPPNARTQLTNIHHIMREIKKYKTNY